The window TTTCTACTTATTTTTGTCTATTTTCATATAAAAAATTAAAAAATTTTTATATAAAATCAATTTATAATTTCCTTAGAAATAAAAAAGCCAGTGGTTAAACTGGCTTGTGGGTTGTTTTATTAATGATATTTAATTCTAAAGTCTTTATAATCATTTAATTCATATTCAAACAATGATTTTAAAAATATACTTTTCATTACTAATATATTTTCAGATTCCATATTAATATTGCTCATACATTCTTCTTCACAGGTATTTATAAAATTATTCAATTGCTTATATAAATCGTTATCAAAAAATTCAACTTTATAAAAAAATTCTCTTAAAGTATTAAACTTTTCTTTTAAAACAAGTAACTTATCTGTGTCTGACATATTATTATTTTTATAAATATCTAAAATATCTGAAAATATTTTCTCATAATCTTTTAAATCATTATTAAGTATATAATTTCTATACCAAAAATGCTTTGTGTCTGATTTCTTTGAATCTTTATATTGTTTTATGACTAAATATATTGTGGCTAAAGCTGCTAACGAAGAAATGACTGTTGCTATGCTATTAGTTATTTCTATCATTGTTGATATTTCCTCTTAATTTATCTAATAAATTTTCTGGATTTGTTTCTCTTAAAGCAGCTTTTATTCCATATTCTATATCTTTTTCAAATAATTTTTTAGTATCTTCATCTTCATATTCAAAAATATATCTATTTTTAAAATCTTCCAATCCACACTTTAAAATAGTTTTACTAAATAAACCTAGAAAAAAAGAAACATTCATTCCTACTAATCCTTTATTAACAAAAAATGTAAGTTTTTCTTTTTTTTCATCTTTAATATCTAATTGTAGAGATATTCTTGTGTCTTTCCCTTCTGGTCTTCCGTTAAAGTAGTTATGATTTGATGTTGGCAAATATTTTTTTAAGTATATTAACTTTTCCACTTTTCCTCCTCTTCTATCCAAGAACTTTTTAATGTGAAATCTAAAGATATTATAGCTCCTGGGAAAAACTCTGATAAATTCATGATTTTATCATTATTTTGTTTCTCAAAAATATTTTTATTTTCGTTAAATATTAGTATACCTTCATTATAATAGCTTTTATCATTTATATCAAACTGTATTTTGGTATTACCACTTATTAAACAAAACTTAGGAACAAAATCGTTACTACTATTTTTTAAATCAAAAAACGAATCAATTAATGAAACTGTCCCTGTTCCTCTTATGTCAAAACTATCTTTTTCATATTTTCTACTAATACTAGTTTGCAAAGCTAACTGTGTCCAAAACATTTCTTCAGTAAATTCTTCTGTAAAATCTCCATTTAATCTTTTATATATATGTGTATATTGGTTTAGTAATTCAAGCATATCTTCTGTTGAATTTTCTTTTAAGCCTTCATAAAATGTGTCTCCAAAGTTTATAAAAGCTAAATTTGCTTCTCCTACATCTCCATTTTTTTTAAAAAATCCAATTATAAAATATTGTGAAAATCTTTTACCTAAATGTTCTTTTAGATTCGTTAATATTTCTCCTACTAATTTATTAACTGCATTTTTACCATTATCATTTAAAAAACAATTTGATTTTTGTATGCAATTATCAAAAAAATTAGTAATATGACTTCCACAATCAAAAAAATAATCAAATTTAATTTCTTTAGAGATTGTTTCTATTCCTCTAAATTCTAAATCCGTTTGTCCACCAGCTACAAGTTGTAATATTTCTATTTTATCATTCATGCTTTCTACTTCTTCTAAAACAGGAGCATCCTTTCCATATCCTTGATATTTAAAAAAACCATTCTTCAGCAATAATATATTTACTTCATTGGTATCTGATATTACTCCTTGAGTGCAAATATCAATTTTCTCCTTTTTTGCTAAAGAATTTATATTCATTAATATTAAACTTAAAACAGTGGAGGCACATAAATCTAGTTCTATGCAATCTACCCATTTTAAAAAGAGTGATTTCTTTTTCATTACTTCTTTAAAAAAAAGTATTTCTTTTAAAACTTTAATCGTTTCATCAGAGTTTTTTGTTAATGAAAATATTTTAGGTATTTCTATAAAATATTTTTTAGCTTTATTTTTATTATTTATTTTCCATTTTCTTTTATCTAAATATTCTAAAAAATTACTTATTTTTATCCTCTCTCCTTAATATCCCTACAAATTCCCCTCGTAAATAAACTTCACTGTTTATTTTTTCATTTCTCTTATTTGTTCCAATAAATCTATATCAATATCTTTACATTCTTCATAATCTTCAGCTATTTCATCATAAAGTAATTCTGCAGCAAATTGATTAGCTTCTCTTTCTAAATAACTTCTTCTTACAATCTTAGTATTATTTAGTAAAAAATTTATACTATCTAGTTGATGATATAAACAATGTGCAAGCTCATGAGCACATACAAGCATTTTTGCAAAATCACTTAATTCTTCATTTATACAAATTAATTTTTTTCTTAGCCTTTTTATAGAATATCCTTTTATATCTCCTAAATCAGAATAAATAACTAATATGCCAAGATACTCACACAGTTTAAAAGGATTATTCGTACCATACTTTCTTTTTAAATTCCTAACTCTTAATGGAATATTCATAAGCTCCCACCCTTATAAATTATTTTCTTTTATTGGCATATTTAATTTTAAAGAATGCATTTTGTAAAGACTCAAATAATTTTTGTTTATCTTCTTCTGATACTTTTTCATCTTGGAAATATAAAACAGCGTCATTCATAAAATCATCAAATTGTAATCTTTCTCTTTTATTTAAATTTAAAATTCTAGGATCTAAATTTTCTTGTTTTGATTTTAGAACTTTATTTTCTTTTTCTAATTTTTTTAATTTATCCATTATTTTTTCAGGAACATCTTTATACTGTTCTGTCTCTCTTAAGATTTCTATATCGCTTGCAGGTAAAAAAGTTTCTAATTTTTTAAATAATTCTTCAGAAATTTTTCTCCTATCGTGTTCAAGATGAGTTAAAAATACTTGCGAAACACCTAACATTTCAGCAAATTTTGCAACAGTTAAACCTTTATTTTTTCTATAATTAATAAGGATTTCGCTACTTTTCATAATTGTTCCTCCTGCAAAGATTTTATATCCTTATTTTATAACAAAAAAAAGTTATTGACAAATAACTAAAAATAGTTATATAATAATAACGAAAACAAGTTATTAACTTTTATAGGAGGTTATAGAAATGACAAAACAAGATGTTTTAAAGAACTTAAAAAAATTAATAGGATTTGAATTTAATGCAAATGATGTAATTTGTGCTTTTGAAGACTTTGAAGAAAATGGAAAAAATGAAGTTATAGTAAGTGAAAGTTCAAACAATGGATATGATTTTACAGCTTATATAAATGATTATGATAGTACACAATTTTTATTTAAAGTGGATGAAAATAATTTTATAAATGATGTTTGGATTTCTTAAAGGAGAGTAGAAAAGATAAACAGGAGGAAAGTTAAATGAAAATAAATAAAAATGAAAAAGAAAAAAGAATAAACACATTAATAAAATTTTTAGGTAATTGGGATATTAAATTTATTGAAGAAATGATAACTTTTAGCTATTCATCATTATTTAATGAAAATCCTGTTTTCCCAGAATATAAAAAAGAAATAGAAATGTTTGTAATAGATGATAAAAATTTCAAATTTCAATCTAAATCATTAACAGAAT of the Fusobacterium perfoetens genome contains:
- a CDS encoding ImmA/IrrE family metallo-endopeptidase; protein product: MNIPLRVRNLKRKYGTNNPFKLCEYLGILVIYSDLGDIKGYSIKRLRKKLICINEELSDFAKMLVCAHELAHCLYHQLDSINFLLNNTKIVRRSYLEREANQFAAELLYDEIAEDYEECKDIDIDLLEQIREMKK
- a CDS encoding helix-turn-helix domain-containing protein, giving the protein MKSSEILINYRKNKGLTVAKFAEMLGVSQVFLTHLEHDRRKISEELFKKLETFLPASDIEILRETEQYKDVPEKIMDKLKKLEKENKVLKSKQENLDPRILNLNKRERLQFDDFMNDAVLYFQDEKVSEEDKQKLFESLQNAFFKIKYANKRK